The Manis javanica isolate MJ-LG chromosome 13, MJ_LKY, whole genome shotgun sequence region AGTTTGGCTATTAGTTCAGATATTTAGAACAAATTTGAAGGCATATGCAAAGAGTGTACTTTCTCAGGTAGCTTATCTTAAGCACACTCAGAAgtgacttgtgtgtgtgtggtttaaaatgtttttatattcatAGGGCACAAGCCTAGAAAAATGTCTAGGCTGAAATAACAACAGCTTTGTTTGATGGTACAGAACTGTCGGACTTCAAATCCCCCATTTGCCATGTGTTGCAACAGACCTGGAGTTCTTTTCTGAAGTTAATAGGAAAACTTCACCCCTCCCCATGACCCAGGCCCATTTTCATGTTGAGGTAGCACATGTCTGGCTTAGCTTCCCAGCTCTCCATGGTCATCTCTGCCTCTAGTGCAGTGAACTGTTAAAGCATAGGAATTACCTCTTGGATTTGACACCTAGAACATGTCCGGCAATAGAATCTCAACCGTGTTACCTAATACTTTTCAAGAGCTCAGGTGCAAAAAAAATATGAGTGGACAATTGCTTGGAAGAAATGTCATCCATCTCATTCCTCTAGTCTAaatatataagataaataagaGAGCTGTTTACCAAGACAGCATCATTTTAGTGCTCTGTAAATTGCTTTTACGGAACTCTAAACTTTTTTCATTTGCCACAGAACCATACTGAAGATGTTCCAAAGAACAGTCCTCCCAAACTGACTATTGTATTACTATCAGTGTGTCCTCAAGAACAGGTATTTCAATGCAGGACACATTTTTTTATAAGACTTCATGGaagaatatttgtattttggagaaactggttttgtttttatcttatggAAGTTGTATTCTACTCACTAATGGTATCTATCCCTCTGATTTGGTTATTTAGAAACTCAGAACCAATTTTATGGCCCACCTCTCACCAGGTGTTTGGTGACTTGGGACTCTGTATATTCAGTACTAATCAGTCCTGAACTTAATTTCTCCCTGATGTTTATTTTCCTACCTTTATCATAATGTTTTGTTGTGGCCTCcaagtttttttctgtattaaagAGAGATTTACATAATTAAAGTTAAAACAGAGAGATGGTTGGAAAGATGAGAGTAACATATAAGTTGTTACATGATTAGTTCTGTATTCTCTGTTTTATAACATTAAAGGTGGTTATTTtaagattgtattttatataCGCCAAAATGTAGCAGGTCTCATCTAAAGAGTGTTGAATGACAGGATCATAATCATATTTAGGGAACTAGGACATTTTGCAGAAGGAGGCAATTTGgaggattttaatttttgtttttcgaTAACCCAGACAGTGATGGAAGAGGAAGCAATGGGAGCATTGACATTAATGTGTACAGTTTATCATATCAAGACCTTACTTCATTAGCACTCAGGGTCTGCTCAGAGTTAGCAAGCCTGGATTTGTTCCATTTCTTCCAGACACAAGAGTTATGTTTAGAAGCATGCCCTGCTGGTCTCTCTTCTATTCCTTTTTACTATTAGTACCCTTCCCTGGAAGGCTCTTCCCTCCCTACCCAAATCCCTTTTGGTGAGTTCCTGCAGCTTCTACAGGTATATTCCGTACCTTTGCACTGCACACACTCATATTGTTGATTATTGTTTCATGGATTAGTCTAGAAGGCCCCAAGTTGCTTATGAGTTCCATGAAAGCCAACGAGGTCTTAGTCATGCACCTAGCATTATGTTGATGTCGACAGTAACTGCTTTAAACACTGTTGAGTGGTTTGCCTGATTCTTGGTACTCACATAGCCTCTCTTTCCATTCTCAGGTTCTTTTTGTGCCAGATGCCAACTTTCCTTCCAGTACCTTACGGTTATCATCCAGTCCTGGTGCTACTGTCTCTCCTTCATCCTCAGATGCAGAATATGATAAATTGCCTGTATGTATGTTGTTTATGCACTGAAGTTCATGTTTATACAAAACATTTTTGAGTTGTAGAATTCTGCATGTTATTGTTCATGGGATTTCACCTGAAATTTCCCCAAAGGACTTGGGTAAGGGAATTGTCTTCAATTGAAAGAATGTATCCAATCCAGAAGAAACCTGTTAACATTGAAGGTCTCAAGGCAAAAATGCATGCCTTGTTTACATGAAAGTATGAAGGTAAACTCTCAAACTGGTCATTTATTTATACAACTTTTACTCCTTTTTCTAAAGGGAATTTGAAACCATAAATCAAATGTGAATTTGTTCAGTTAGGTTATGTTCTAAAGACATTTTATAAGtcatttttctggtttcatacatAGGcgatttaaaaaaatcctagttTGATTTGGATACTTATTGTTATATTTGCGATACTGTTGAAGGACATTTGCCTTTTTTATGTTAAACAGAAATAGGTCATTTACAGAGAGCGTATGTAACTTGATTTACATAAATGATTTGTTTTGAAAAAGTGCTTCtatttgattttggaaaattttgcttTCTAAAGGATGCTGACTTAGCAAGAAAGGCATTAAAACCCATTGAAAGAGTCTTATCATCCACGTCTGAAGAAGATGAGCCAGGCgtggtaaaatttttaaaaatgaattgtcGATACTTCACTGATGGAAAGGTATATGGCAAtgtaatttgtttccttttcttggacTCTATGGAAAACTAAACTAGGTTCCACATTACTGAATGCAGGCTACATTCAAATACCTCACCCAAAGTTTCAGCTTAAGATTTCACAAGTGtccatttgtttttcctgttggATTCCTTATAGAAGGAAATGTGATCATTGAGTGGAAATGTTATTCTTTGTTGACCTTGGATTTATCATTTTATCTCAGTTCTTGGCTTATAAGTTGTTAAGGAGACAGTATAGTATGTGTTTAAGAACAAATTCTGGAGTCAGACTCTCTGCTGCTGGAGATGCTGGCATTAAACATGTCTAATAGGTTGTGTGTTTAGTTTTTGGGTTGTTTGGTTATATACAAAGAACAAATCCAACGTGTAATAAATCTCTAAAGCAGGGGTtatcttaaaatataataaattcctGTGCTCATAAGAGAGACTTCATACCAGGTTCCAAAAGATAGGAAAATGTTATTGATATGCAGTATGACTTTTGCAACCAAGAATAAGTAATACCTGAAATGCAAAACTTCTTGCAAAGATGATCACTTAAGTAATTAAGAgtatcaaaataaattatttacctAAAGGGAGTCATCTGTATCATGCTATCTCTGGCAGATAATATCCCTGTGGCCATCAAGGTCTATAATGTAAATTGACCCAGCTCCAGGCTTTTAAGTTCTGCCAAACTACTGGTTTTCAATTTTAAATCCCATAGTTCAGCTGTTTACTTCTGGCTGCAAAAAAATGGCATATTCCTACTTGCGCCTAATTTGCTGGAGGTGGGCTTTCTAAACGTTCTAGGAATGGATATTAGGATTGTTCTTTGGCACCATCACTCCAGGACACCTGCTGCCTAAGCACGGTGCCATGGACATGTGGTGAACGTGCTGAGTGAACTGTAAAGCACCCAGTTCTCGATCAAGAAAGCACTTGAGAGGCCCCTCTCATCTTACAGCCAGGGCATTGGGGAATCTGAGACATATATGTGTAACCCAAGATCCCACCCTAATTTGCAGCAGCTGGGCCAGAAGCAAGCTCGGTTGACTGCCATAACTGAGAAAAGTCTATTTTCACAGCCTCACAAATCATACCCCGCATTGCCTATTTTTCCAGCCCTCTTGAAAGGGATGTGATTATCATATAAGATATTATGGTTCACTGAAATCAATAGAATGGCAGCGTACGCTCATCCAAGCTGCTGTAGTGGTTGCATTTCCACCTGTGGTGATTCTGTCCTGTCCCTCTCTCCTGCAGGGTGTGGTCGGAGGCGTCATGATTGTCACCCCTAACAACATCATGTTTGACCCTCACAAGTCCGATCCCCTGGTCATTGAAAATGGGTGTGAAGAGTATGGCCTCATTTGCCCCATGGAAGAGGTCGTTTCCATTGCCCTCTACAATGACATTTCCCACATGAAGATCAAAGATGCCTTGCCATCGTAAGAGACCTTTCTTTGTTTACTAGGAAAAAAGGGGGTGTTGAGAGTATTAAATACAGTTAAAAAGCAAAAGTGTTGGCAGGAGTGAGAGATTGTGTAGAGGTGAATTTGAAGGTGGAAGATTTGTACACTAAATtcaagaaatagagaaatgagaggaaatgaaaatagtaaaGTTAATGACAGGGAAAAGttgaacatataaaaatgaaaggagaaaagcaaaaaaaccaCATAAAAATGGTATTTGTTTAGCTTCTTTTTCTGAAAGCAATGCTTGTTCTTAATACATGTATAAAAGATGAAGTTTCTATGAAAACATTTGATTACCAGTGGGAGAACAGTCTTTCTCTCTCAGTTTAGTTGTTAAACAGAATTATGCGCTTCTACATTCAAATTCTAGGATCAGCAGTCTTTCCAACTCATGTCTTCCCTTAATCCTGCATGAAGGAAATTTGAGTGGACAGTGCAGAGGTCACTGCCCCTGTAGCCAGATACTTTAGGTGATGAGTAAATGGGGAGTAAGACTGGTTTGCTTTTTCTCTGAACTGTAGGTGAGTATTGCTTTCGTCATGATTATATTTGCCTTGTAAAACTGAAGACTGgggttttttggggttttttttataaaagagaaggaagctccccatgaagaaagagaaatagggtTAAGAAAGCTCAGATCAGTTCACTTCTGAGGATAATCTGAGTCTGTCATTTTGTCAGTGTTTCTGTTTCCCTACATATGCTAGCACTAAAAATCTTTAGCAACCCTCAGGGATGGGGAAGTAGAGGCAAAGCAGGGAGTCCCAATGGTACACAGGGAAACTAGTTCTTGGGACTCACACAAAGAAGGGAAGGTAACTAGAGAATGAACCCAGACAGAGTCCTTAGGCATTTACCCTGGCAGGTCCTCCTAAACTCTTAAAGTCCTTTACATCTGACCCACTTGGCCCTTACCCAAGTCCAAGCCAAGGAAACCACCACCAGAGCATAGACACTGAAGTGGTTTCTAAATTCTGCCACAAGTGCCCAAGTAAGGGGTTCAGGAGGCCACGTGGCAGGCCAGCAACCGTGCATCATGATAAGGTTGTAGCCACACTGACTGGGtttccccagctctgcccctaaTGGCTCCATGACCTGCATGAGCTACTCAATCCCAagcctgttttcttctctgtaaaatggaattgaTAGTGTTCTTCAGCTTACAGAGctgttataagaattaaatgtatTGACATACCAAAACCCATAGAAAATAGCCTGATGCCCAGTAAGTGTAGGCTGTTATTTGAACCTTTAATTCATATCTGAAATGCTGTTCACTGTTCTGTGGGAATCTTGTTATCCTTGTGGACTGAGGCTTCTGATGCATCTTAGTGCCTCTTGTGTGGCGGATATGTGAAAGTGAGTGGGCCATGGCCCCTGCCCAGACACATAGACAGAAGTGGTAATTCAGTGGCACTGTACACATAGAAGTACACAGAGCATTTCATGAGAACCCGGGTGAGGAAGTGTGCAACTGCTATGGAATGTTagatggaggcagagaaaaagaggTGAGGAAAGGAGTAGTTttggaaagaaggaatgaatattGGGTTTTCTGCGATGAGAGGAAAGATAAGAATAGGTAAAGATGTAGTTCCTTTTGGAAGTGGGTGGCCAGGCATTACGGGCATTCTTACCCAATGATGGCTGCTAATGGAGTAGTGCTATTGCCTATCTTCAGCTTAGGATGTTAAGTATCCTTTTTAATAATAGAAAGGGAAGATAGAACCTTTCTTGACAGAAACGTTTCATTGTGAGATTGTCTGAGCTCTGGAAGACAGTTTTAATGCTGTagctggagggagagagaagcattAAGAACTGGCTCCTTACATGCTGAGTTTCTTTCAGAGTCGTGCCCTATTCCTGCTTTGGTTGCAGATGTAGAAAGACTGTTCAATCTCATGAACAATATATGTACCAGTGAACAAGATAGAATCTGTGAGCAGAATCAGTGTGAAATGAACTTAGTATGACTTCAGAATTCCATCAATTGTTTAGAAGTTAAAAATCGCTTTAAATTTCATTCCTAAAAGTTGAATGGTAAAACAAGAAGTACAAATTGTCTAGCTGCAATatacaaatactttttaaaagtgtgtgtgtgtgtgtatgtgtgtgtgtgtgtgtgtgtgtgtgtgtgtgtgtgtgtgtaaaatttcTCCATCCTCACCCTCAGACttggtatttttttctgtattttttatcacTCCAACTGCCACAGAGAATAGGAAGAGAACAACTGAAGAGATCATTGATCATCATTAAGAATCTGGCTGAGTCTAGAAAACATTAACAATCGGGCCAGTTGACACCTCTGTGTACTCGGCCCCATGGTGCTTGGCAGCTGCAGTGCAGAAGAAACAGATGGCTAAATAAATCCCAGCTTGGATTAGAtacaaacaagaagggaagggCAGACATGGTAATATAGGAGGCTGATTAGAGTACAGATATGTTCTTTGTGAGGGTCAAGCTAggtaaagaaagaagagatgagaAAGGGGCTTGGAATTTCATAGAAGAAAGTTTTGCTTATTAACCAAGTATGtgaagagctgtttctttgttGGACTTATTATAGTCTTTAATATGCCAAATTAGATTTGGGGTCCTAAAATGGCAATTATGCCACATTACATTAACTTATTTGACTCTGGGATTTATTATCTCCTGGGATGCTAGTGTTGGGTAGAACATTTTTACGACTGCAGGTTCCTGCAGAACAGACACTTGTCACAGTAGTTTTAGAGCATAGGGCATTAGGGGCTTACTGAATGCTTATTGAATTGAAATTAATTATGCATTAAAGAggctttttaaagcatttatcaGAGGCTAACTGTTATGTATGCTGTTATTTTCTATTGGATAAAGCATGGCTGTTCCATGTAAGtgatttatttacaaaataacttTGGGGGGACAATCTTGTAACTTAGAACTTCCTGGtactttgttgttttattgtcaTTAATTATTTCAAAGCCAGAATAATAAAGTATTACCTGAACATGATGTAgcctttttagaaaataaaattatttttgaagtctGAAAAATGTTAGTTTTATAAAGggtttttatctctgttttaaccTAGTTTCAATAGTAAGGTAAGTGAAAATATGGGTTGCTCAAGGTATTTCCAGTCATAGTTTAAAAAGTATGTTTCTTGACCATTTATATTAAACTTTGGAAAACATGTTTAatcaatatttttgtataattGAAATCTGGGTAGTAAATCATCTGTTAGTAAGGAAAAATAACTGACTGTAGCCCGGGACAGTACATTTCACCCAATAAACCAGTTGCTCATTGTCATAAAGTAAAATGATACTGTTATAAAATGAAAGGGTTAAGAAATTAAACCTAAGAAATTTAAGTATTATAAGAGCTTATTTGATttacttttctataaatttttaacaaaatagagCAGGTGCTATATGTCTACAATAATAGTGGAAGCTTATTCTTGCATATCTCTCAGGAGTAGAATGATGTCTGTTAATGGAAGCATCAGATCTTAAGCCATGAGACTCAAAATTAGGGTTTGGGGTCAGTCACTTTAGAGAGCTTAGTTAACTGAGTAGCTACTCAGTCAGTGAGTCATTCAGAATTGATGCAGTtggtttttattctattttataaaaaggaaaggcTTTGACTATTCAAGGTATTTTAATCCTAGtactaaaatatttcctttctttcatgaATATCAGAAATATCATTTCATCATTAAAAATCTAGTGGGTAACATCTCCACTTTCATAAATGGCTTCAAAAATCATTCATGTACTTCTAGTAGGATATGCAACTTTCATGGTTCTTTGTTTTACCACTTCTTACACTtgatttgtgtttcattttgaagtcagtttcttgttttcatttcctgattCTGAAATCATTTGAACATAAATTTAAGTTgcaatatatttatgttttagttTTTGGTTGGGTTTTATTTTGGTCTTTGCCTTTCCtccattttgtttttggttttgttttaacagTCCATGTGCACCCACCATTTTTCCCCCAACAGTGACCTACCTCAGGATCTTTGTCCTCTGTACAGGCCTGGAGAATGGGAAGACCTGGCTTCAGAAAAGGATATCAACCCATTCAGTAAGTTCAAATCTCTCAACAAGGAAAAACGGCAGCAGAATGGAGAGAGGACCATCATTTCAGATTCCGAATTAACAAGCACTTTGGAGAAGTCAACAGAGTACACACATATGAAGCCCCCAGACAGCTCTGTGTCAGTCAGTTTAAAGAAACTGGAATCCTCTACTGAGGCAACCGATGGTTCTCCCAGAGTGACCAAGGTCTGCAAGGAGCTTTCTGATACTCACACTGCATTTGAATCTATAGCCAAAGAAAATTCCCTTTTAGGGGAAGATGATGACTTCGTTGACTTGGAAGAACTTTCTTTTCAAACTGATAGTGGACTAGACAAAATAGACCCCTCAAAGGAGTGCCTTTCTCTTGACATGGAAGAGCTAAGGAAGGCTAAGTCACAAATAGTCGCCTCTGCCACAGAAATGCAGGTGCAGTCGGCCCTGAATTTGTCAGGACCCGAGAGTGATGCTGAACTGAAGGGGGCCCTGGATTTAGAAACGTGTGAGAAGCAAGATATAATGCCAGAGGTGGGCAAACAGTCTGGTTCCCCAGAAAGCCAGGTGGAAAACACACTGCATATACATGAAGATTTAGATAAAGTTAAACTGATTGAATATTACCTtaataagaacaaagaagggcCACCGTTATCTGAAAATTTGCAGAGGGCAGAATTAAGTGATGGCAGAAGTATTGGGCAAGTGGGAATAGACATCACCCTTAGTAGTTCTCTTCCCCAGGCAGGTGATGCCCCAACTGAGGGCAATAAAGAGCCAGATAAAACGTGGGTGAAAGACAGAGCACCCCTCCCACTGCAACTGGCCTCTTCTACAGAAGAAAATAGGAGTAAGGAATCTCTAGACTTCTCTTCGGAACCTACGTTGGACAACAACTGTGAGGGTGCACAAATGGATAATAAATCTGAAATTCAATTATGGCTATTAAAGAGAATTCAGGTACCCATTGAAggtaagttatttttctttaatatctttatATTCTGTCATCTGGTTGGCTTTCTGAAACTTGCACATGCATTAGCAAACATAGTACAATTACTTGAGAACAATGTTTTCTCAATAGAGCTTATCTTTACCTGATACattaattgggaaaaaaattaagtatgctATGTATTTTGGAACTTGAACTATGACATAGATGACATTTTGAAagtaatttgcttttcttttactctttcaaGTAACTCCCCTTTTTACCATGAACTTCTAAATCTAAAGGagtttgaaatgtttttgtaGATAACTCAGTTCTAAACTGAGTTGCCATATGGTGTGATCGAATCCTGGGCTGCCATCCTATGCATTCTTGTGAATTGTCACAACTTCCCACTATTTGCTATTGTGTTGTTTTTTATGCTGTTTCCAGGATGTAGCATCTCATGTGATGTGGAACACCCTGAAACTTTCAAAGCTTTTTCCTTTTGTGCTAAAGAGGGTCTGAAAATTCTAATTAGTCCTCTAACATGATGGTGATGTATGTTTCTGCCATATGTTTTGACTTGCTATCACCAAGAGGGGACCAGATactattctttgtatgttgatagACATCATTAACACCAATATTGTCAATATTGAGgaagatttttttcatgtgtgATTTAGATATACTTCcttcaaaagaagagaaaagcaagacTCCACCCATGTTTCTGTGCATTAAAGTAGGAAAACCAATGAGAAAATCCTTTGCCACTCACACTGCAGCCATGGTTCAGCAGTATGGCAAACGAAAAAAGCAACCAGAATACTGGTTTGCTGTTCCTCGGGAGAGGTGAGTGTGGGCTAAAATGGAAAATGCTGGGCAATGAGATTCTAATtgcatctcattttttttttaatcttaaaatactTATTCTTGAATAAGAGATTTctcttaattttacattttaaaatgtgtagaaAGGTATTTTTTGAGTAGCTTTCTGCTGAAGGGTGGTTTCGGTATTGCAAATTTGAGGTCATCTTCATGCTGAACTGCTTTTATAAGTTTCTACCAAAGTGGAATTTTAAATGAAGGAAGATTTATACATTCTCAGGTGCCAGTAATTAGAAGTGCTTTTCTGTTAATAAAGAAGGAATATCATGGAGTGATTCCAAACCCCTCTAAGTGCAGTAGAGAGGCATGATTGTCATTTTTAAAGTGCTAATATTCTGGGTAACTAAAGATTGCTTTGGCCTTATGGAGGGAGTGTGACTCCCTATGATAGCATCATAAGAAGTGTACCCCAAGATCACTTGGGTGGGTTCTAGGGGCTGTGCACATCTAAGgagatttgtatttttaaactgcCAAAAAAGCAGTTTTATTGGTTATATTGTAATCTAGGATAGCAGGGAGAGTGGCATAGAAATTCTTCATTAGTACATTCAAAGGACatcttacaataaaaataattaagaaatactatttttagaaaaaattatgttttccttttgtatgtgtggtagaagaaaaatgtctttacAGAGGCCTCacaattcattttcaaaatggcaAAAACCCCACacacatttctcttcttcccacctagTCATCGAACATCATCATCTGAGCAGACCTTTTGGCTAACGGACCTGCTGAGAACAGTACACTCAGCAAGCTATTAATTTTGATAGTTTCTTTTCCCTGTGTTAGACACAAACCCACATTAGCATGGTTGTTAAATGTAATTTATGTTAGGTTTATGTGATATACTCCTCTACCTATTCCTATAACCCCCTCCATACCTCACTGAAACTTTAAACTAGGGATATGGAggagataaaacagaaaatgtatcttttattatttaaaaatattttaacagaagcAATATGAATTTCTGAAGCTCTGTTCAAATCCGAGTTCTGGAATCAAATTTCACATTGGACATTACCTTAGGGATGTAAGCCAATTGCTAATTTTTTAGGCAAGGAAAATAGCACTGAAACTTTCAACCACACTGTGGGTAATGTGGACTTTCCGGGTCCACCAGAAAAATGACTTATCAATATGTCACTTTTTCTCTGGGAAAACTGTTTATAAtgtaaataaattgtttttttgtGTCTGTTGTTATCTTTAATGATACCATGTGCACCAAGGACCATTCTAGAATAAGTATAGCAGTCCCACATGTACAGTTATCTTAGTGTCATTCTTTAACCCAGAAGAAATCTGTGATGCTGAAATAGTGCTTCTCTTTGACCTCTTACACGAAGTTTTTGTGAACTTTTTAAAGAAGGTCACTTGTTGAATTCCACTATATTTTATCTTATAGTGTCTGTGACTTGCCTTTGGTTAACCTGACAtaattagttttctttcttgagcTAATTATTAATCAACCAAGGATTTTCTGGGAAGCATTATATCTCAATGTGTTAATGATAGATTCTTTTGTATAGATGTTAGgaactttttctttaattcttcctttatagatttttttatgtAGGTGTTAAgaatcttttaatttctctttaaagtATTTCCCTGTCTATGTATCCTAACGGAGGCCACATTTTAGTTTAAGGTTGGAAAAGATGGAGCAGTCCTACAGTTAATTCCCATCCAGAACTCCAAATGCACAGTAAGAAATAAGAAATCATTATTTATGAAAATCTTTCAGACATAAGGTTCAATAAAGTCCTTAAGGAGCTAAGAAGTGGCATACAGTGTTTTCCTCACTCTGAAGATAATTTCTGGACTCCCTTGGTAATCAAACTGAGcattttttcttgcctttgtttACCAGATCCTTACATCCATTAGAGTTTCAGCAGCAGAGTGAAGTCAGGGTGGCAGTGGCTCCCTTTCTAGGTTAGAGTGACCTCTCATAGATTTTCAGGATGTGACTGCTTACTCACTGGTAGGTCTCTGTCTCTTAATGCACCAGTGCCCCTTGTCACAGGAGATTAGTATTTTGATACTGCCATAAACTCACAACTGTGTTTTGCTGTTCTTCTCTATTATCCTATACTTGTttaaagtgtttctttttctccttttttgttgtCATGTACCAAAACATCCCTTCTTCATTTACAGTGTGCTCTATGGCTTCATTAATgctatcccaaatgaacagtttacaAAGTAAGAAAATGGTGAGTGTGGAAGGCAGGGGGAAGCAGTGATGGGAACCTCCACATAGACTCTATTtatctgctttgtttttgttttttatgttttttccctGGTAATCCTTGGTCTTAAATTTTAGATACTAGAAATTAGAGCTGTGAAGTAG contains the following coding sequences:
- the NCOA7 gene encoding nuclear receptor coactivator 7 isoform X4; this translates as MDTKEEKKERKQSYFARLKKKKQAKQNAETASATAPRAHTGKEDPNTVILEQEKCNIAGEEEYVTDEKKKRKNNQLKEIRRTELKRYYSIDDNQNKAHDKKEKKMVVQKPHGTMEYTAGSQDTLNSIALKFNITPNKLVELNKLFTHTIVPGQVLFVPDANFPSSTLRLSSSPGATVSPSSSDAEYDKLPDADLARKALKPIERVLSSTSEEDEPGVVKFLKMNCRYFTDGKGVVGGVMIVTPNNIMFDPHKSDPLVIENGCEEYGLICPMEEVVSIALYNDISHMKIKDALPSDLPQDLCPLYRPGEWEDLASEKDINPFSKFKSLNKEKRQQNGERTIISDSELTSTLEKSTEYTHMKPPDSSVSVSLKKLESSTEATDGSPRVTKVCKELSDTHTAFESIAKENSLLGEDDDFVDLEELSFQTDSGLDKIDPSKECLSLDMEELRKAKSQIVASATEMQVQSALNLSGPESDAELKGALDLETCEKQDIMPEVGKQSGSPESQVENTLHIHEDLDKVKLIEYYLNKNKEGPPLSENLQRAELSDGRSIGQVGIDITLSSSLPQAGDAPTEGNKEPDKTWVKDRAPLPLQLASSTEENRSKESLDFSSEPTLDNNCEGAQMDNKSEIQLWLLKRIQVPIEDILPSKEEKSKTPPMFLCIKVGKPMRKSFATHTAAMVQQYGKRKKQPEYWFAVPRERVDHLYTFFVQWSPDVYGKDAKEQGFVVVEKEELNMIDNFFSEPTTKSWEIITVEEAKRRKSTCSYYEDDDEAALPVLQPHSALLENMHIEQLARRLPARVQGYPWRLAYSTLEHGTSLKTLYRKSASLDSPVLLVIKDMDNQIFGAYATHPFKFSDHYYGTGETFLYTFSPNFKGPIWFMARC
- the NCOA7 gene encoding nuclear receptor coactivator 7 isoform X6 translates to MVVQKPHGTMEYTAGSQDTLNSIALKFNITPNKLVELNKLFTHTIVPGQVLFVPDANFPSSTLRLSSSPGATVSPSSSDAEYDKLPDADLARKALKPIERVLSSTSEEDEPGVVKFLKMNCRYFTDGKGVVGGVMIVTPNNIMFDPHKSDPLVIENGCEEYGLICPMEEVVSIALYNDISHMKIKDALPSDLPQDLCPLYRPGEWEDLASEKDINPFSKFKSLNKEKRQQNGERTIISDSELTSTLEKSTEYTHMKPPDSSVSVSLKKLESSTEATDGSPRVTKVCKELSDTHTAFESIAKENSLLGEDDDFVDLEELSFQTDSGLDKIDPSKECLSLDMEELRKAKSQIVASATEMQVQSALNLSGPESDAELKGALDLETCEKQDIMPEVGKQSGSPESQVENTLHIHEDLDKVKLIEYYLNKNKEGPPLSENLQRAELSDGRSIGQVGIDITLSSSLPQAGDAPTEGNKEPDKTWVKDRAPLPLQLASSTEENRSKESLDFSSEPTLDNNCEGAQMDNKSEIQLWLLKRIQVPIEDILPSKEEKSKTPPMFLCIKVGKPMRKSFATHTAAMVQQYGKRKKQPEYWFAVPRERVDHLYTFFVQWSPDVYGKDAKEQGFVVVEKEELNMIDNFFSEPTTKSWEIITVEEAKRRKSTCSYYEDDDEAALPVLQPHSALLENMHIEQLARRLPARVQGYPWRLAYSTLEHGTSLKTLYRKSASLDSPVLLVIKDMDNQIFGAYATHPFKFSDHYYGTGETFLYTFSPNFKVFKWSGENSYFINGDISSLELGGGGGRFGLWLDADLYHGRSNSCSTFNNDILSKKEDFIVQDLEVWTFE
- the NCOA7 gene encoding nuclear receptor coactivator 7 isoform X5, which translates into the protein MDTKEEKKERKQSYFARLKKKKQAKQNAETASATAPRAHTGKEDPNTVILEQEKCNIAGEEEYVTDEKKKRKNNQLKEIRRTELKRYYSIDDNQNKAHDKKEKKMVVQKPHGTMEYTAGSQDTLNSIALKFNITPNKLVELNKLFTHTIVPGQVLFVPDANFPSSTLRLSSSPGATVSPSSSDAEYDKLPDADLARKALKPIERVLSSTSEEDEPGVVKFLKMNCRYFTDGKGVVGGVMIVTPNNIMFDPHKSDPLVIENGCEEYGLICPMEEVVSIALYNDISHMKIKDALPSDLPQDLCPLYRPGEWEDLASEKDINPFSKFKSLNKEKRQQNGERTIISDSELTSTLEKSTEYTHMKPPDSSVSVSLKKLESSTEATDGSPRVTKVCKELSDTHTAFESIAKENSLLGEDDDFVDLEELSFQTDSGLDKIDPSKECLSLDMEELRKAKSQIVASATEMQVQSALNLSGPESDAELKGALDLETCEKQDIMPEVGKQSGSPESQVENTLHIHEDLDKVKLIEYYLNKNKEGPPLSENLQRAELSDGRSIGQVGIDITLSSSLPQAGDAPTEGNKEPDKTWVKDRAPLPLQLASSTEENRSKESLDFSSEPTLDNNCEGAQMDNKSEIQLWLLKRIQVPIEDILPSKEEKSKTPPMFLCIKVGKPMRKSFATHTAAMVQQYGKRKKQPEYWFAVPRERVDHLYTFFVQWSPDVYGKDAKEQGFVVVEKEELNMIDNFFSEPTTKSWEIITVEEAKRRKSTCSYYEDDDEAALPVLQPHSALLENMHIEQLARRLPARVQGYPWRLAYSTLEHGTSLKTLYRKSASLDSPVLLVIKDMDNQGPIWFMARC